Part of the Pseudomonas sp. M30-35 genome is shown below.
TAGAAGCCGTGTTAGTGAATTATGACCCGAGCAAAACCAGCTACGCAAAATTGCTTGAAGCCTACTGGCCAACCATTGATCCACTCACTGCCAATGCGCAGTTCTGTGACCGTGGCACGCAGTATCGCAGTGCGATTTTCTACAGTGATGACACTGAAAAGGCCGCAGCACAGGCCTCGAAAGCCGCGTTGCAAAGCTCAGGAAAACTCAAAGGCAAAATTGTCACTGAAATATTGCAGGGCAAGACCTTCTACCCTGCCGAGGATTATCATCAGAACTATTACCTGAAAAACCCGCTGCGCTATAAGTATTACCGTACCGCCTGCGGACGTGATTCACGGCTCGAGGATATTTGGGGCAGTAAAGGCTAAAAGTTGGCGCTTTAAACACGCCATAAAAAGCTTTAAACACACCATAAAAAACACCAGCGAATCAGCATTCGACTGGTGTTTTTTTGGTCTGAAACAAACTCAGTACAAGTTCCATCAGCGGTTGCGTTGTCGCTCATAGGTTGAACTGCCCGGTGTGCGCTCAACCTCGTAACCACCGGGATACACCGTGGTTTGGCGGATACCGCCGCGAGTTTCGAATGATTGGCTGCCCGTACTGTTCTGTTGGTGTACAGAACCGATGTCACTCGGCACCTCACGACCACCGTAGACATTGGACTGTCGCGAGCTGCGCGACTGGCCGATGCTGCCAGTTGCACCGGGGCTGATGTAGGTTTTAGGAATGACCCGGATTGTCTGTTGTTCGGGTTGATCGGCCTGGGCAACATTGAGTGCGCCGAACAGCAGTCCGGCACTCAACAAAATATTCAGTTTGATCATTGCTCTGCCTCTCTGCGTGGAGAACTGCATAGCATCAGACACCCCAGTGCCGTGGATGCTCCATCACAGTGACCACTGGCTGCCTTACTTACCAATCAGCTCGATACGGTCTTCGTGAATGATGATCAAACCCTGCTTGTACAGGCCGCCAATGGCTTTCTTGAAATTACCTTTACTGACCTGAAACAACGCAGTGATGGCCTCAGGTGAGCTTTTATCGCTAAGCGGCAACACGCCATCGTTGGCCCGCAGCTTACTCAGCACTTGATCACTCAAGCTGCCAACCGCCTCTTGGCCGACCGGCTGCAGGCTAAGGCTGATTTTGCCGTCACCGCGCATTTCCTTGATGAAGCCTTTCTCTTGCATGCCGCTGCGCACAAACTTGAACAGCTCGTTCTTGTGCAGCAGGCCCCAATGCTTGCCATTAATGATGGCTTTAAAGCCCATGTCAGTGGCGTCGGCAATCAACAGATCAACTTCCTGACCCGCCTTGTAAGGCGCTGGGATGTTATCGAGGTAACGATCGAGACGCGCAGTCGCGGTGATACGCTTGCTACGCTTGTCCAAAAACACATGGACAACGCAATAGTCACCGACCTGGAGCGGACGCTTCTCTTCCGAGTGCGGCAGCAGCAGATCTTTAGGCAGCCCCCAGTCAAGAAACAAGCCTACATTATTGATATCAATCACTTTCAAACTGGCAAATTCACCGACCTGAACTTTAGGTTTTTCAGTGGTGGCGATCAGCTTGTCTTCACTGTCCAGATAGACAAATACATTGAGCCAGTCTTCAACCTCACTCGGGGTATCACTGGGGATGTAACGCTTGGGCAGTAAGATTTCGCCGTCAGCTCCGCCATCT
Proteins encoded:
- a CDS encoding S1 RNA-binding domain-containing protein, which encodes MALIGRMNSLQVVKHTDFGLYLDGGADGEILLPKRYIPSDTPSEVEDWLNVFVYLDSEDKLIATTEKPKVQVGEFASLKVIDINNVGLFLDWGLPKDLLLPHSEEKRPLQVGDYCVVHVFLDKRSKRITATARLDRYLDNIPAPYKAGQEVDLLIADATDMGFKAIINGKHWGLLHKNELFKFVRSGMQEKGFIKEMRGDGKISLSLQPVGQEAVGSLSDQVLSKLRANDGVLPLSDKSSPEAITALFQVSKGNFKKAIGGLYKQGLIIIHEDRIELIGK
- the msrA gene encoding peptide-methionine (S)-S-oxide reductase MsrA produces the protein MPADLLAKTKRYALVGATLLLSVLLSACGPTFSQSANAQAASTPSSIELKPGEQGVAVFAGGCFWCTESDFDKVPGVLSTTSGYIGGTVVNPTYEQVSSGNTGHLEAVLVNYDPSKTSYAKLLEAYWPTIDPLTANAQFCDRGTQYRSAIFYSDDTEKAAAQASKAALQSSGKLKGKIVTEILQGKTFYPAEDYHQNYYLKNPLRYKYYRTACGRDSRLEDIWGSKG